The bacterium genome includes a region encoding these proteins:
- a CDS encoding carbohydrate ABC transporter permease encodes MTRPGGAGSAVGRRRRRSLRALPVHLVLWLVCTAWLAPVVGLLVSSLRPAADVAASGWWTILRHPALTLDNYRAVLGTQRLAAGFFNSMVIAAPSTAIPLLIAAYAAYALSWMEFRGRGALFAVIVLLLVVPIQTTLVPVLRLFTAARLTGTFPALWLAHAGYGLPLAVFLLRNFVAGLPADVLDSAAIDGADAVQTFFRMVLPLSLPALASLAIFQFLWVWNDLLVALSYLGGRPSVAPLTVTIAGLVSSLGSGWNLLTAAAFVSVALPLAVFFALQRYFIRGLVAGAVKD; translated from the coding sequence ATGACGCGCCCCGGGGGCGCGGGATCGGCCGTCGGGAGGCGACGGCGTCGCTCGCTGCGCGCGCTCCCCGTGCATCTCGTGCTGTGGCTGGTGTGCACGGCGTGGCTCGCGCCGGTGGTCGGGCTCTTGGTAAGTTCGCTGCGCCCCGCGGCCGACGTGGCGGCAAGCGGCTGGTGGACCATCCTCCGGCATCCCGCCCTGACCCTCGACAACTATCGGGCCGTGCTCGGGACCCAGAGGCTCGCCGCGGGTTTCTTCAACAGTATGGTGATCGCGGCGCCCTCAACCGCGATTCCGCTGCTCATCGCGGCGTACGCGGCCTACGCGCTGTCCTGGATGGAGTTTCGCGGACGCGGCGCCCTGTTTGCGGTGATCGTCCTCCTCCTCGTCGTCCCGATCCAGACGACGCTCGTCCCGGTGCTGCGGCTGTTTACGGCGGCGCGGCTGACGGGCACGTTTCCCGCGCTGTGGCTCGCGCACGCGGGCTACGGGCTCCCGCTCGCCGTCTTTCTGTTGAGAAACTTCGTCGCCGGACTGCCGGCCGACGTGCTGGACTCCGCGGCGATCGACGGGGCGGACGCCGTGCAGACGTTCTTTCGGATGGTGCTGCCGCTGTCGTTGCCGGCGCTCGCCTCGCTCGCGATCTTCCAGTTTCTGTGGGTGTGGAACGATCTGCTCGTCGCGCTGAGCTACCTCGGCGGCCGGCCGAGCGTGGCGCCGCTGACCGTGACGATCGCCGGGCTGGTGAGCTCGCTCGGGAGCGGGTGGAACCTGCTCACGGCCGCGGCGTTCGTCTCGGTGGCGCTGCCGCTCGCGGTGTTCTTCGCGCTGCAGCGGTACTTCATCCGCGGTCTCGTTGCGGGCGCGGTCAAAGACTAG
- a CDS encoding FadR/GntR family transcriptional regulator has translation MSIASGTVSSIQADLGPVRKTKVYAEVAAQIHRLIAEGRLKPGDKLPPERELAEIFGVSRSSVRDAIRVLEMQGLVEPRHGDGTVVREIPIDRIVRPLADAVSAGKDQVADLFDMRKMLEPPLARAAAFRATDEDVHALEQIVERQTRRIRAGEIALEDDSEFHYRIAAAAKNQVVLRTIDTLMDLLRDSRVRSLQGPGRAEKSLQGHRRILDAIKRRDPEAAAQQMRRHIDEIEGTLFPDRRQAESTAGSRG, from the coding sequence GTGTCGATCGCGTCCGGCACGGTGTCATCCATTCAAGCCGATCTCGGCCCGGTCCGGAAGACCAAGGTCTATGCCGAGGTCGCGGCGCAAATTCATCGCCTGATCGCCGAGGGCCGTCTCAAGCCCGGCGACAAACTTCCTCCCGAACGTGAGCTCGCCGAGATCTTCGGCGTTAGCCGTAGTTCCGTCCGCGACGCGATCCGTGTCCTCGAAATGCAGGGGCTCGTCGAGCCGCGCCACGGCGACGGCACGGTCGTGCGTGAGATTCCGATCGACCGGATCGTGCGGCCGCTCGCGGACGCGGTGAGCGCCGGCAAGGACCAGGTCGCGGACCTCTTTGACATGCGCAAGATGCTGGAACCACCCCTTGCGCGCGCCGCGGCCTTTCGCGCGACGGACGAGGACGTACACGCGCTCGAGCAGATCGTCGAGCGCCAGACCCGGCGCATCCGCGCCGGGGAAATCGCTCTCGAGGACGACAGCGAGTTCCACTATCGGATCGCCGCCGCCGCCAAGAACCAGGTTGTCTTGCGCACCATCGACACCCTGATGGATCTGCTGCGCGACAGCCGGGTCCGTTCGTTGCAGGGTCCCGGCCGCGCGGAGAAGTCGCTCCAAGGCCACCGCCGGATTCTCGACGCGATCAAACGGCGCGACCCCGAGGCGGCGGCGCAGCAGATGCGCCGGCACATCGACGAGATCGAAGGCACACTGTTTCCGGACAGACGTCAGGCGGAATCGACAGCCGGTTCGCGCGGGTAG
- a CDS encoding 4Fe-4S dicluster-binding protein, whose protein sequence is MARTISVEVVYRGIFQTNLAKNICRGIVLAARKEGKIGIAFGRYGDSPQRNGIPAKNFAIVSPDEEELQLSMAQYEPAETDITINLDDMLCKGVESWAWYGLQPINEKVRENGVLIVTSTLPADQIVKFCHTRKTPYRVAVLPALPSFSGLWVYKDDHTDVRVLGSLPKLCPELVSVDAMLAAVKEEWKDDLKVASARRAYESIEGQTVPAGRGNPEVPYKFDLPGWTKMREGVTIDSMTLGEPIKFGDQVGGYRPARNPYFKKYSTRTMRPVVDFDKCIKCTLCWLQCPDSCFDVTPDQTYDLNAEACCGCGVCEAVCPVDDCITMVNEQAFADNKSQWEAYKTDKKTYAKWVQSKIQDRPERSHGFRYKGQYQQELAQAEGPGAGRAGLSGGEE, encoded by the coding sequence ATGGCTCGGACGATTTCGGTCGAGGTGGTCTACCGGGGTATCTTCCAGACCAACCTCGCCAAGAACATCTGCCGCGGCATCGTGCTCGCGGCACGCAAGGAAGGCAAGATCGGGATCGCCTTCGGCCGCTACGGCGACTCGCCGCAGCGTAACGGCATCCCCGCGAAGAACTTCGCGATCGTCTCTCCGGACGAGGAAGAGCTGCAGCTCAGCATGGCGCAGTACGAGCCGGCCGAGACCGACATCACGATCAACCTCGACGACATGCTCTGCAAGGGCGTCGAGTCGTGGGCCTGGTACGGTCTGCAGCCGATCAACGAGAAAGTGCGCGAGAACGGCGTGCTGATTGTGACCTCGACGCTGCCGGCGGACCAGATCGTCAAGTTCTGCCACACCAGGAAGACGCCCTACCGCGTGGCCGTGCTGCCGGCGCTCCCGAGCTTCTCCGGCCTCTGGGTCTACAAGGACGACCACACCGACGTGCGGGTGCTCGGCTCGCTGCCGAAGCTGTGCCCCGAGCTCGTCAGCGTCGACGCGATGCTGGCCGCGGTGAAGGAAGAGTGGAAGGACGATCTCAAGGTCGCGTCGGCCCGGCGCGCCTACGAGTCGATCGAGGGGCAGACCGTGCCGGCCGGCCGGGGCAACCCCGAGGTGCCGTACAAGTTCGATCTACCCGGCTGGACGAAGATGCGCGAGGGCGTGACGATCGACAGCATGACCCTCGGCGAGCCGATCAAGTTCGGCGACCAAGTCGGCGGCTACCGCCCGGCGCGCAACCCGTACTTCAAAAAGTACTCCACGCGCACCATGCGCCCGGTCGTCGACTTCGACAAGTGCATCAAGTGCACGCTGTGCTGGCTGCAGTGCCCCGACTCCTGCTTCGACGTGACGCCCGACCAGACGTACGACCTCAACGCCGAGGCGTGTTGCGGCTGCGGCGTCTGCGAGGCGGTCTGTCCCGTCGACGACTGCATCACGATGGTCAACGAGCAGGCCTTCGCGGACAACAAGAGCCAGTGGGAAGCGTACAAGACCGACAAGAAGACGTACGCGAAGTGGGTGCAGAGCAAGATCCAGGACCGGCCCGAGCGGTCGCACGGGTTCCGGTACAAGGGCCAGTACCAGCAGGAACTCGCCCAGGCGGAGGGCCCGGGCGCGGGCCGGGCCGGGCTGTCCGGAGGTGAGGAATAG
- a CDS encoding pyruvate ferredoxin oxidoreductase, with amino-acid sequence MDADSATATRTAVAEQEALISGSEAVAVASKLADVDVVTAYPIRPYDTMMQFVAKQIANGEQDAEYIVAESEHSQFEIAKHANVTGARTLCGSSGVGWCYAFEAIAVTPALRLPMLAMVGNRALDDPGAFGTEHNDALAARDLGWMHIWVDTAQEALDTTLIAYRVAEDRRVFLPCAISTDGAFLTHSQSLVKIPPKAWVDEFLPKYDRRDLRFHPDNPITIAPQVNEDWLMEIRRQTDAAMRNARTVVEEAYRDFERIFHRGYGNPFFEEYMTDDAEIVLVGMGTLSMPVKVAVRKMREKGEKVGFVRIRWFRPFDYERFGALLSRFAAIGVADRDFSMGSPFNSGVVANEVRAALYNQPKHPPVVSFITGLGGREVTIPGIREMFEHTRKAAEAGRAPNDTLWIGVRA; translated from the coding sequence GTGGACGCGGATAGCGCAACCGCCACCCGCACCGCGGTTGCCGAGCAGGAGGCGCTGATCAGCGGGAGCGAGGCCGTCGCCGTCGCCTCCAAACTCGCGGACGTCGACGTCGTCACGGCCTACCCGATCCGGCCGTACGATACGATGATGCAGTTCGTGGCGAAGCAGATCGCCAACGGCGAACAGGACGCCGAGTACATCGTCGCCGAGAGCGAGCACAGCCAGTTCGAGATCGCCAAGCACGCCAACGTCACCGGCGCCCGCACGTTGTGCGGCTCGAGCGGCGTCGGCTGGTGCTACGCGTTCGAGGCGATCGCGGTCACGCCAGCACTGCGGCTGCCGATGCTGGCGATGGTCGGCAACCGCGCGCTCGACGACCCGGGCGCCTTCGGCACCGAGCACAACGACGCGCTGGCCGCCCGCGACCTCGGGTGGATGCACATCTGGGTCGACACCGCGCAGGAGGCGCTCGACACTACGCTGATCGCCTACCGCGTCGCGGAGGACCGGCGGGTCTTTCTGCCGTGCGCCATCAGCACGGACGGAGCGTTCCTCACCCACTCGCAGTCGCTGGTCAAGATCCCGCCGAAGGCGTGGGTGGACGAGTTCCTCCCCAAGTATGACCGCCGGGACCTCCGGTTCCATCCCGACAACCCGATCACGATCGCCCCGCAGGTCAACGAAGACTGGCTGATGGAGATCCGCCGCCAGACCGACGCGGCGATGCGCAACGCGCGCACGGTGGTCGAGGAGGCCTACCGTGACTTTGAGCGGATCTTCCATCGCGGCTACGGCAATCCGTTCTTCGAGGAGTACATGACCGACGACGCCGAGATCGTGCTCGTCGGCATGGGCACGCTCTCGATGCCGGTGAAGGTCGCGGTCCGCAAGATGCGCGAGAAAGGCGAGAAGGTCGGGTTCGTGCGCATCCGGTGGTTCCGGCCGTTCGACTACGAGCGGTTCGGGGCGCTGCTCTCGCGGTTCGCCGCGATCGGCGTCGCGGACCGGGACTTCTCGATGGGCTCGCCCTTCAACAGCGGCGTCGTCGCGAACGAGGTCCGCGCCGCGCTGTACAACCAGCCGAAGCACCCGCCGGTGGTGAGCTTCATCACCGGGCTCGGCGGCCGGGAGGTCACGATTCCCGGCATCCGGGAGATGTTCGAGCACACGCGCAAGGCGGCCGAAGCCGGCCGCGCGCCCAACGACACGCTGTGGATCGGCGTGCGGGCCTAA